Proteins encoded together in one Leptidea sinapis chromosome 43, ilLepSina1.1, whole genome shotgun sequence window:
- the LOC126976998 gene encoding SH3 and multiple ankyrin repeat domains protein 2 isoform X2, with amino-acid sequence MEGECSEGEGWLLVRVHVPELNVQKSLQFSRDQLVWDVKQQCLAALPKVATWYRELKESFNYGLFCPPVNGKAGKFLDEERRLGDYPFNGPVGYLELKYKRRVYKMLKLDEKTLKALHSRANLRRFLEHVQHGQIDKITKSCAKGLDPNFHCPETGETPLSIAAGLKSPGKALISLVNGGALLDYRNKDGSTSMHRAVEKNSLEAVKTLLELGASPNYKDGKGLTPLYLSVTNKTDPLLCETLLHDHATIGATDLQGWQEVHQACRNGLVQHLDHLLFYGADMNSRNASGNTPLHVCAVNAQDSCARQLLFRGCDKESLNFANQSPYQVAVIAGNLELAEVIKNYKSDEIVPFRGPPRYNPKRRSAAWGGWWSAGDRSSLASSTRIPASLDAILRRPHGSTNSPCSLERPFSSASSSISDASHPSHEDDASIITVTGATDDGLLEGTVRGSGASGLFPARCVQEVRLRQNTHLHQVLSTGTLHQSRVSGRREAGLSKTYSATAPRVKKGYGNMETRTVVLHRARRGFGFILRGAKAYTPLMELRPSERCPALQYLDSVDAGGVADRAGLRKGDFLVAINGEDVSGASHEHVVELIRNSGALVSMTVVSLGNVSDNTCAVSTSKSHKHLSGGGRPYAATLPRKGAGGRSPAPAPPRRDPRTTLSVGRARAKSMVAGLENGGEKEESCEPLSVAGKSSSAESVQLHPGSNNGTPSSGTPVAPRTASIRQRPVSGRITAAELEELFQRQADADATGAMMTRSAFQDGAGSGGASPTASPARAGKKAYASVAEMKRSRGKLWSKSLSSSGSGSGSGSGSGSWSLRRDFHSTPDLAAELAATPLRATSTDRLHEAGRAPPPPTAPPPPPGVVTSSFRPAAPAKLYAAPRDLASVAYRPNNERATASTGAVRAWSRAMSVDDTTHQYAQPRALHNIQRQNSMPAPPIPEPDYSMSESDEDEHKMKTEPAAVAETSANSNTSGSSTGSSSMQHSFSVDEIQKIRTRLKSSKSCGDELGTERDDGDNSSSGVSSDQEAQARPRRDKVSFCSSVTVKSSNDVISTEPVHSSSESLAPMQRHNSLTRKRATAVLLRGTIGGSGRGKSAAERLGVDVDKAPGRRGRAAVSLAELPPPPEEPPGAAETTPLIAPPPQFSDRVRVVAALPKLAHLQ; translated from the exons CTGAAATATAAACGGCGCGTGTACAAGATGCTGAAACTGGACGAGAAGACGCTGAAGGCTCTCCACTCCCGGGCCAACCTGAGGCGGTTCCTGGAACACGTCCAGCACGGACAGATCGACAAGATCACCAAGTCCTGCGCCAAGGGACTTGACCCCAACTTCCACTGTCCTGAAACTGGAG aaaccCCGCTATCGATAGCAGCTGGTTTAAAAAGTCCCGGAAAAGCCCTTATTTCTCTCGTAAATGGTGGAGCACTTTTAGACTACAGAAATAAAGATGGCAGTACATCGATGCATAGAGCCGTTGAGAAAAATTCGCTTGAAGCAGTGAAGACCCTTCTAGAATTAGGCGCTTCACCGAACTATAAAGATGGCAAGGGACTCACGCCTTTATATTTATCAGTTACAAATAAAACCGATCCATTATTGTGTGAAACGCTACTGCATGACCATGCTACTATTGGCGCGACTGATCTGCAAGGATGGCAAGAAGTACATCAA GCGTGTCGTAACGGTCTCGTCCAACACCTGGACCATCTTCTCTTCTACGGAGCTGACATGAACAGTCGAAACGCTTCTGGCAACACGCCCCTGCACGTGTGCGCTGTCAACGCTCAGGACTCATGCGCGAGGCAGCTCCTCTTCAGAGGCTGTGATAAAGAATCCTTGAATTTCGCGAACCAATCGCCTTATCAG GTTGCAGTAATAGCAGGAAACTTAGAATTAGcagaagtaataaaaaattacaaatctgACGAAATTG TTCCGTTTCGTGGTCCACCTCGCTATAATCCAAAGAGACGGTCTGCGGCCTGGGGAGGATGGTGGAGTGCGGGAGACAGGTCGTCGCTAGCTTCGTCTACCAGGATCCCAGCAAGTTTGGACGCTATACTGCGACGCCCGCACGGTTCGACCAATTCGCCTTGCAGTCTCGAAAGGCCGTTTTCTTCGGCGTCCTCGAGCATTAGTGACGCCAGTCATCCGAGCCACGAAGACGACGCCAGCATCATCACAG TAACGGGCGCGACGGACGACGGTCTTCTAGAAGGAACTGTGCGAGGTTCTGGGGCAAGCGGACTATTCCCCGCGCGATGCGTTCAGGAAGTACGGCTGAGGCAAAACACGCACTTGCATCAG gTGCTATCAACGGGAACATTACATCAATCGCGTGTCAGCGGCAGGCGTGAGGCGGGGCTTAGCAAAACATACAGTGCCACCGCTCCCAGAGTTAAAAAGGG CTATGGCAATATGGAGACACGCACCGTCGTTTTGCACCGAGCTCGCAGGGGCTTCGGGTTCATACTGCGGGGGGCGAAGGCCTACACACCACTTATGGAGCTCCGGCCCTCAGAACGGTGCCCTGCCCTGCAATATCTGGATAGTGTAGACGCAGGTGGAGTCGCCGATAGGGCTGGCTTGAGGAAGGGTGACTTTTTGGTCGCG ATAAACGGTGAGGACGTGTCCGGAGCATCTCACGAGCACGTGGTCGAGCTGATCCGCAACTCTGGCGCACTGGTCTCCATGACTGTGGTCTCTCTAG GTAACGTCTCGGATAATACTTGTGCAGTCTCCACGAGTAAATCTCACAAGCACCTCTCCGGCGGAGGTCGACCCTACGCCGCCACATTGCCAAGAAAGGGTGCTGGAG GTCGCAGCCCCGCGCCCGCACCGCCCCGTCGAGACCCGCGCACTACGCTTAGTGTTGGCCGCGCCCGCGCCAAGTCCATGGTAGCCGGACTag AGAACGGCGGTGAAAAGGAGGAAAGCTGCGAACCGTTAAGTGTGGCGGGCAAGTCGTCGTCCGCAGAGTCCGTACAGTTGCATCCTGGTAGCAATA ACGGTACCCCCTCGTCCGGCACTCCGGTTGCACCGCGTACAGCCAGCATAAGGCAGCGGCCCGTCTCCGGTCGCATCACCGCGGCTGAACTCGAGGAGTTGTTTCAGAGACAAGCCGATGCTGACGCTAC CGGAGCGATGATGACGAGGTCTGCGTTCCAAGATGGCGCCGGTTCGGGGGGCGCGTCCCCCACCGCGTCTCCCGCGCGCGCGGGCAAGAAAGCCTACGCCTCTGTTGCTGAGATGAAGCGATCCAGAGGAAAG TTGTGGAGCAAATCGTTAAGCAGCAGTGGCAGTGGCAGCGGCAGTGGGAGCGGTAGCGGTAGCTGGTCCCTGCGTCGCGACTTCCACTCCACGCCCGACCTGGCCGCCGAGCTCGCGGCCACGCCACTCCGAGCGACCTCCACCGATCGATTACATG AGGCCGGTCGTGCCCCTCCCCCGCCGACCGCTCCCCCGCCGCCCCCTGGCGTGGTGACGTCATCGTTCCGTCCGGCCGCGCCCGCCAAACTATACGCGGCGCCGCGAGACCTAGCCTCCGTCGCCTACAGACCTAACAACGAG CGAGCCACAGCCAGTACAGGTGCGGTGCGAGCGTGGTCACGCGCCATGTCGGTGGACGACACGACGCACCAATACGCGCAGCCCCGCGCGCTGCACAACATACAGAGACAG AATTCGATGCCCGCGCCGCCCATACCGGAGCCGGACTACAGCATGTCGGAATCCGACGAGGATGAACACAAGATGAAGACGGAACCCGCGGCCGTGGCTGAGACTAGCGCAAACAGCAACACCAG CGGCAGCAGCACTGGATCTAGTTCCATGCAGCATTCTTTCTCCGTCGACGAAATACAAAAGATCCGAACTCGTCTAAAATCGTCGAAATCTTGCGGCGACGAGTTGGGCACAGAACGCGACGACGGCGATAATTCTTCGTCGGGAGTGTCTTCCGACCAGGAGGCGCAGGCGCGGCCTCGGCGAGACAAGGTCTCGTTCTGCAGTTCGGTGACGGTGAAATCGTCGAATGACGTCATCAGTACAGAGCCCGTGCACAGCTCGTCGGAGAGTCTGGCGCCGATGCAGAGGCACAACTCGCTGACGAGGAAGCGGGCGACGGCGGTGTTGCTGCGGGGCACCATCGGGGGCAGCGGGCGGGGGAAGTCGGCCGCCGAACGGTTAGGAGTGGACGTGGACAAGGCGCCGGGGCGGCGGGGCCGCGCGGCCGTGTCGCTGGCGGAGCTGCCGCCCCCGCCCGAGGAGCCCCCGGGCGCCGCAGAGACCACGCCGCTCATAGCGCCCCCGCCGCAGTTCAGCGACCGCGTCCGCGTGGTCGCCGCACTGCCCAAGCTGGCCCACCTACAGTAG
- the LOC126976998 gene encoding SH3 and multiple ankyrin repeat domains protein 2 isoform X3, translating to MEGECSEGEGWLLVRVHVPELNVQKSLQFSRDQLVWDVKQQCLAALPKVATWYRELKESFNYGLFCPPVNGKAGKFLDEERRLGDYPFNGPVGYLELKYKRRVYKMLKLDEKTLKALHSRANLRRFLEHVQHGQIDKITKSCAKGLDPNFHCPETGETPLSIAAGLKSPGKALISLVNGGALLDYRNKDGSTSMHRAVEKNSLEAVKTLLELGASPNYKDGKGLTPLYLSVTNKTDPLLCETLLHDHATIGATDLQGWQEVHQACRNGLVQHLDHLLFYGADMNSRNASGNTPLHVCAVNAQDSCARQLLFRGCDKESLNFANQSPYQVAVIAGNLELAEVIKNYKSDEIDKSLGDTSDIVSESSGVGTSNSDTTTCSLQPPGATLVCLYPYESTAPGHVTLQQGEIIEVTGATDDGLLEGTVRGSGASGLFPARCVQEVRLRQNTHLHQVLSTGTLHQSRVSGRREAGLSKTYSATAPRVKKGYGNMETRTVVLHRARRGFGFILRGAKAYTPLMELRPSERCPALQYLDSVDAGGVADRAGLRKGDFLVAINGEDVSGASHEHVVELIRNSGALVSMTVVSLGNVSDNTCAVSTSKSHKHLSGGGRPYAATLPRKGAGGRSPAPAPPRRDPRTTLSVGRARAKSMVAGLENGGEKEESCEPLSVAGKSSSAESVQLHPGSNNGTPSSGTPVAPRTASIRQRPVSGRITAAELEELFQRQADADATGAMMTRSAFQDGAGSGGASPTASPARAGKKAYASVAEMKRSRGKLWSKSLSSSGSGSGSGSGSGSWSLRRDFHSTPDLAAELAATPLRATSTDRLHEAGRAPPPPTAPPPPPGVVTSSFRPAAPAKLYAAPRDLASVAYRPNNERATASTGAVRAWSRAMSVDDTTHQYAQPRALHNIQRQNSMPAPPIPEPDYSMSESDEDEHKMKTEPAAVAETSANSNTSGSSTGSSSMQHSFSVDEIQKIRTRLKSSKSCGDELGTERDDGDNSSSGVSSDQEAQARPRRDKVSFCSSVTVKSSNDVISTEPVHSSSESLAPMQRHNSLTRKRATAVLLRGTIGGSGRGKSAAERLGVDVDKAPGRRGRAAVSLAELPPPPEEPPGAAETTPLIAPPPQFSDRVRVVAALPKLAHLQ from the exons CTGAAATATAAACGGCGCGTGTACAAGATGCTGAAACTGGACGAGAAGACGCTGAAGGCTCTCCACTCCCGGGCCAACCTGAGGCGGTTCCTGGAACACGTCCAGCACGGACAGATCGACAAGATCACCAAGTCCTGCGCCAAGGGACTTGACCCCAACTTCCACTGTCCTGAAACTGGAG aaaccCCGCTATCGATAGCAGCTGGTTTAAAAAGTCCCGGAAAAGCCCTTATTTCTCTCGTAAATGGTGGAGCACTTTTAGACTACAGAAATAAAGATGGCAGTACATCGATGCATAGAGCCGTTGAGAAAAATTCGCTTGAAGCAGTGAAGACCCTTCTAGAATTAGGCGCTTCACCGAACTATAAAGATGGCAAGGGACTCACGCCTTTATATTTATCAGTTACAAATAAAACCGATCCATTATTGTGTGAAACGCTACTGCATGACCATGCTACTATTGGCGCGACTGATCTGCAAGGATGGCAAGAAGTACATCAA GCGTGTCGTAACGGTCTCGTCCAACACCTGGACCATCTTCTCTTCTACGGAGCTGACATGAACAGTCGAAACGCTTCTGGCAACACGCCCCTGCACGTGTGCGCTGTCAACGCTCAGGACTCATGCGCGAGGCAGCTCCTCTTCAGAGGCTGTGATAAAGAATCCTTGAATTTCGCGAACCAATCGCCTTATCAG GTTGCAGTAATAGCAGGAAACTTAGAATTAGcagaagtaataaaaaattacaaatctgACGAAATTG ATAAAAGCTTGGGAGACACTAGTGACATAGTGTCAGAGTCGAGCGGAGTGGGCACGAGCAACTCCGACACGACCACGTGCTCGCTGCAACCGCCCGGCGCTACGCTGGTGTGCCTGTACCCTTACGAGTCCACAGCGCCGGGCCACGTAACCTTACAACAGGGTGAAATTATAGAAG TAACGGGCGCGACGGACGACGGTCTTCTAGAAGGAACTGTGCGAGGTTCTGGGGCAAGCGGACTATTCCCCGCGCGATGCGTTCAGGAAGTACGGCTGAGGCAAAACACGCACTTGCATCAG gTGCTATCAACGGGAACATTACATCAATCGCGTGTCAGCGGCAGGCGTGAGGCGGGGCTTAGCAAAACATACAGTGCCACCGCTCCCAGAGTTAAAAAGGG CTATGGCAATATGGAGACACGCACCGTCGTTTTGCACCGAGCTCGCAGGGGCTTCGGGTTCATACTGCGGGGGGCGAAGGCCTACACACCACTTATGGAGCTCCGGCCCTCAGAACGGTGCCCTGCCCTGCAATATCTGGATAGTGTAGACGCAGGTGGAGTCGCCGATAGGGCTGGCTTGAGGAAGGGTGACTTTTTGGTCGCG ATAAACGGTGAGGACGTGTCCGGAGCATCTCACGAGCACGTGGTCGAGCTGATCCGCAACTCTGGCGCACTGGTCTCCATGACTGTGGTCTCTCTAG GTAACGTCTCGGATAATACTTGTGCAGTCTCCACGAGTAAATCTCACAAGCACCTCTCCGGCGGAGGTCGACCCTACGCCGCCACATTGCCAAGAAAGGGTGCTGGAG GTCGCAGCCCCGCGCCCGCACCGCCCCGTCGAGACCCGCGCACTACGCTTAGTGTTGGCCGCGCCCGCGCCAAGTCCATGGTAGCCGGACTag AGAACGGCGGTGAAAAGGAGGAAAGCTGCGAACCGTTAAGTGTGGCGGGCAAGTCGTCGTCCGCAGAGTCCGTACAGTTGCATCCTGGTAGCAATA ACGGTACCCCCTCGTCCGGCACTCCGGTTGCACCGCGTACAGCCAGCATAAGGCAGCGGCCCGTCTCCGGTCGCATCACCGCGGCTGAACTCGAGGAGTTGTTTCAGAGACAAGCCGATGCTGACGCTAC CGGAGCGATGATGACGAGGTCTGCGTTCCAAGATGGCGCCGGTTCGGGGGGCGCGTCCCCCACCGCGTCTCCCGCGCGCGCGGGCAAGAAAGCCTACGCCTCTGTTGCTGAGATGAAGCGATCCAGAGGAAAG TTGTGGAGCAAATCGTTAAGCAGCAGTGGCAGTGGCAGCGGCAGTGGGAGCGGTAGCGGTAGCTGGTCCCTGCGTCGCGACTTCCACTCCACGCCCGACCTGGCCGCCGAGCTCGCGGCCACGCCACTCCGAGCGACCTCCACCGATCGATTACATG AGGCCGGTCGTGCCCCTCCCCCGCCGACCGCTCCCCCGCCGCCCCCTGGCGTGGTGACGTCATCGTTCCGTCCGGCCGCGCCCGCCAAACTATACGCGGCGCCGCGAGACCTAGCCTCCGTCGCCTACAGACCTAACAACGAG CGAGCCACAGCCAGTACAGGTGCGGTGCGAGCGTGGTCACGCGCCATGTCGGTGGACGACACGACGCACCAATACGCGCAGCCCCGCGCGCTGCACAACATACAGAGACAG AATTCGATGCCCGCGCCGCCCATACCGGAGCCGGACTACAGCATGTCGGAATCCGACGAGGATGAACACAAGATGAAGACGGAACCCGCGGCCGTGGCTGAGACTAGCGCAAACAGCAACACCAG CGGCAGCAGCACTGGATCTAGTTCCATGCAGCATTCTTTCTCCGTCGACGAAATACAAAAGATCCGAACTCGTCTAAAATCGTCGAAATCTTGCGGCGACGAGTTGGGCACAGAACGCGACGACGGCGATAATTCTTCGTCGGGAGTGTCTTCCGACCAGGAGGCGCAGGCGCGGCCTCGGCGAGACAAGGTCTCGTTCTGCAGTTCGGTGACGGTGAAATCGTCGAATGACGTCATCAGTACAGAGCCCGTGCACAGCTCGTCGGAGAGTCTGGCGCCGATGCAGAGGCACAACTCGCTGACGAGGAAGCGGGCGACGGCGGTGTTGCTGCGGGGCACCATCGGGGGCAGCGGGCGGGGGAAGTCGGCCGCCGAACGGTTAGGAGTGGACGTGGACAAGGCGCCGGGGCGGCGGGGCCGCGCGGCCGTGTCGCTGGCGGAGCTGCCGCCCCCGCCCGAGGAGCCCCCGGGCGCCGCAGAGACCACGCCGCTCATAGCGCCCCCGCCGCAGTTCAGCGACCGCGTCCGCGTGGTCGCCGCACTGCCCAAGCTGGCCCACCTACAGTAG
- the LOC126976998 gene encoding SH3 and multiple ankyrin repeat domains protein 3 isoform X1 — protein sequence MEGECSEGEGWLLVRVHVPELNVQKSLQFSRDQLVWDVKQQCLAALPKVATWYRELKESFNYGLFCPPVNGKAGKFLDEERRLGDYPFNGPVGYLELKYKRRVYKMLKLDEKTLKALHSRANLRRFLEHVQHGQIDKITKSCAKGLDPNFHCPETGETPLSIAAGLKSPGKALISLVNGGALLDYRNKDGSTSMHRAVEKNSLEAVKTLLELGASPNYKDGKGLTPLYLSVTNKTDPLLCETLLHDHATIGATDLQGWQEVHQACRNGLVQHLDHLLFYGADMNSRNASGNTPLHVCAVNAQDSCARQLLFRGCDKESLNFANQSPYQVAVIAGNLELAEVIKNYKSDEIVPFRGPPRYNPKRRSAAWGGWWSAGDRSSLASSTRIPASLDAILRRPHGSTNSPCSLERPFSSASSSISDASHPSHEDDASIITDKSLGDTSDIVSESSGVGTSNSDTTTCSLQPPGATLVCLYPYESTAPGHVTLQQGEIIEVTGATDDGLLEGTVRGSGASGLFPARCVQEVRLRQNTHLHQVLSTGTLHQSRVSGRREAGLSKTYSATAPRVKKGYGNMETRTVVLHRARRGFGFILRGAKAYTPLMELRPSERCPALQYLDSVDAGGVADRAGLRKGDFLVAINGEDVSGASHEHVVELIRNSGALVSMTVVSLGNVSDNTCAVSTSKSHKHLSGGGRPYAATLPRKGAGGRSPAPAPPRRDPRTTLSVGRARAKSMVAGLENGGEKEESCEPLSVAGKSSSAESVQLHPGSNNGTPSSGTPVAPRTASIRQRPVSGRITAAELEELFQRQADADATGAMMTRSAFQDGAGSGGASPTASPARAGKKAYASVAEMKRSRGKLWSKSLSSSGSGSGSGSGSGSWSLRRDFHSTPDLAAELAATPLRATSTDRLHEAGRAPPPPTAPPPPPGVVTSSFRPAAPAKLYAAPRDLASVAYRPNNERATASTGAVRAWSRAMSVDDTTHQYAQPRALHNIQRQNSMPAPPIPEPDYSMSESDEDEHKMKTEPAAVAETSANSNTSGSSTGSSSMQHSFSVDEIQKIRTRLKSSKSCGDELGTERDDGDNSSSGVSSDQEAQARPRRDKVSFCSSVTVKSSNDVISTEPVHSSSESLAPMQRHNSLTRKRATAVLLRGTIGGSGRGKSAAERLGVDVDKAPGRRGRAAVSLAELPPPPEEPPGAAETTPLIAPPPQFSDRVRVVAALPKLAHLQ from the exons CTGAAATATAAACGGCGCGTGTACAAGATGCTGAAACTGGACGAGAAGACGCTGAAGGCTCTCCACTCCCGGGCCAACCTGAGGCGGTTCCTGGAACACGTCCAGCACGGACAGATCGACAAGATCACCAAGTCCTGCGCCAAGGGACTTGACCCCAACTTCCACTGTCCTGAAACTGGAG aaaccCCGCTATCGATAGCAGCTGGTTTAAAAAGTCCCGGAAAAGCCCTTATTTCTCTCGTAAATGGTGGAGCACTTTTAGACTACAGAAATAAAGATGGCAGTACATCGATGCATAGAGCCGTTGAGAAAAATTCGCTTGAAGCAGTGAAGACCCTTCTAGAATTAGGCGCTTCACCGAACTATAAAGATGGCAAGGGACTCACGCCTTTATATTTATCAGTTACAAATAAAACCGATCCATTATTGTGTGAAACGCTACTGCATGACCATGCTACTATTGGCGCGACTGATCTGCAAGGATGGCAAGAAGTACATCAA GCGTGTCGTAACGGTCTCGTCCAACACCTGGACCATCTTCTCTTCTACGGAGCTGACATGAACAGTCGAAACGCTTCTGGCAACACGCCCCTGCACGTGTGCGCTGTCAACGCTCAGGACTCATGCGCGAGGCAGCTCCTCTTCAGAGGCTGTGATAAAGAATCCTTGAATTTCGCGAACCAATCGCCTTATCAG GTTGCAGTAATAGCAGGAAACTTAGAATTAGcagaagtaataaaaaattacaaatctgACGAAATTG TTCCGTTTCGTGGTCCACCTCGCTATAATCCAAAGAGACGGTCTGCGGCCTGGGGAGGATGGTGGAGTGCGGGAGACAGGTCGTCGCTAGCTTCGTCTACCAGGATCCCAGCAAGTTTGGACGCTATACTGCGACGCCCGCACGGTTCGACCAATTCGCCTTGCAGTCTCGAAAGGCCGTTTTCTTCGGCGTCCTCGAGCATTAGTGACGCCAGTCATCCGAGCCACGAAGACGACGCCAGCATCATCACAG ATAAAAGCTTGGGAGACACTAGTGACATAGTGTCAGAGTCGAGCGGAGTGGGCACGAGCAACTCCGACACGACCACGTGCTCGCTGCAACCGCCCGGCGCTACGCTGGTGTGCCTGTACCCTTACGAGTCCACAGCGCCGGGCCACGTAACCTTACAACAGGGTGAAATTATAGAAG TAACGGGCGCGACGGACGACGGTCTTCTAGAAGGAACTGTGCGAGGTTCTGGGGCAAGCGGACTATTCCCCGCGCGATGCGTTCAGGAAGTACGGCTGAGGCAAAACACGCACTTGCATCAG gTGCTATCAACGGGAACATTACATCAATCGCGTGTCAGCGGCAGGCGTGAGGCGGGGCTTAGCAAAACATACAGTGCCACCGCTCCCAGAGTTAAAAAGGG CTATGGCAATATGGAGACACGCACCGTCGTTTTGCACCGAGCTCGCAGGGGCTTCGGGTTCATACTGCGGGGGGCGAAGGCCTACACACCACTTATGGAGCTCCGGCCCTCAGAACGGTGCCCTGCCCTGCAATATCTGGATAGTGTAGACGCAGGTGGAGTCGCCGATAGGGCTGGCTTGAGGAAGGGTGACTTTTTGGTCGCG ATAAACGGTGAGGACGTGTCCGGAGCATCTCACGAGCACGTGGTCGAGCTGATCCGCAACTCTGGCGCACTGGTCTCCATGACTGTGGTCTCTCTAG GTAACGTCTCGGATAATACTTGTGCAGTCTCCACGAGTAAATCTCACAAGCACCTCTCCGGCGGAGGTCGACCCTACGCCGCCACATTGCCAAGAAAGGGTGCTGGAG GTCGCAGCCCCGCGCCCGCACCGCCCCGTCGAGACCCGCGCACTACGCTTAGTGTTGGCCGCGCCCGCGCCAAGTCCATGGTAGCCGGACTag AGAACGGCGGTGAAAAGGAGGAAAGCTGCGAACCGTTAAGTGTGGCGGGCAAGTCGTCGTCCGCAGAGTCCGTACAGTTGCATCCTGGTAGCAATA ACGGTACCCCCTCGTCCGGCACTCCGGTTGCACCGCGTACAGCCAGCATAAGGCAGCGGCCCGTCTCCGGTCGCATCACCGCGGCTGAACTCGAGGAGTTGTTTCAGAGACAAGCCGATGCTGACGCTAC CGGAGCGATGATGACGAGGTCTGCGTTCCAAGATGGCGCCGGTTCGGGGGGCGCGTCCCCCACCGCGTCTCCCGCGCGCGCGGGCAAGAAAGCCTACGCCTCTGTTGCTGAGATGAAGCGATCCAGAGGAAAG TTGTGGAGCAAATCGTTAAGCAGCAGTGGCAGTGGCAGCGGCAGTGGGAGCGGTAGCGGTAGCTGGTCCCTGCGTCGCGACTTCCACTCCACGCCCGACCTGGCCGCCGAGCTCGCGGCCACGCCACTCCGAGCGACCTCCACCGATCGATTACATG AGGCCGGTCGTGCCCCTCCCCCGCCGACCGCTCCCCCGCCGCCCCCTGGCGTGGTGACGTCATCGTTCCGTCCGGCCGCGCCCGCCAAACTATACGCGGCGCCGCGAGACCTAGCCTCCGTCGCCTACAGACCTAACAACGAG CGAGCCACAGCCAGTACAGGTGCGGTGCGAGCGTGGTCACGCGCCATGTCGGTGGACGACACGACGCACCAATACGCGCAGCCCCGCGCGCTGCACAACATACAGAGACAG AATTCGATGCCCGCGCCGCCCATACCGGAGCCGGACTACAGCATGTCGGAATCCGACGAGGATGAACACAAGATGAAGACGGAACCCGCGGCCGTGGCTGAGACTAGCGCAAACAGCAACACCAG CGGCAGCAGCACTGGATCTAGTTCCATGCAGCATTCTTTCTCCGTCGACGAAATACAAAAGATCCGAACTCGTCTAAAATCGTCGAAATCTTGCGGCGACGAGTTGGGCACAGAACGCGACGACGGCGATAATTCTTCGTCGGGAGTGTCTTCCGACCAGGAGGCGCAGGCGCGGCCTCGGCGAGACAAGGTCTCGTTCTGCAGTTCGGTGACGGTGAAATCGTCGAATGACGTCATCAGTACAGAGCCCGTGCACAGCTCGTCGGAGAGTCTGGCGCCGATGCAGAGGCACAACTCGCTGACGAGGAAGCGGGCGACGGCGGTGTTGCTGCGGGGCACCATCGGGGGCAGCGGGCGGGGGAAGTCGGCCGCCGAACGGTTAGGAGTGGACGTGGACAAGGCGCCGGGGCGGCGGGGCCGCGCGGCCGTGTCGCTGGCGGAGCTGCCGCCCCCGCCCGAGGAGCCCCCGGGCGCCGCAGAGACCACGCCGCTCATAGCGCCCCCGCCGCAGTTCAGCGACCGCGTCCGCGTGGTCGCCGCACTGCCCAAGCTGGCCCACCTACAGTAG